The Apium graveolens cultivar Ventura chromosome 11, ASM990537v1, whole genome shotgun sequence genome has a window encoding:
- the LOC141695197 gene encoding protein DETOXIFICATION 14-like → MGDSEAAAVAVKTPENKAKQMVKKSVWNDFVAEAKQINMIFTPMLIVTTSQYLLRFVSTLMVGHVGKLYLSGAVVSMSFTNVSGFSFLFGMASALETLCGQAYGAKQHKKLSHYTYGAIISLLILCIPVAILWIFMEKLLILIQQDPLISHEAGKFSIRLIPALFPYAILQPLVRYLQSQYLILPLLASSVATLAFHVPVCWAFVFKFNMGSDGAAFAIGLSYWFNAIFLGLYAFYSPKCADTRAPFTMEVFSTIKDFFRFGIPSALMVCLEWWAYEIIILLAGVMRNPQLETSVLSISITVAVLHYFAPFSLGVAASVRVSNELGAGNPKAVRTTVWVVMVLGVIEVSIAAVVLFSLRHVLGRAFVSDNQIIDYVRRMTPFICLTMILDSVQGILSGVARGTGWQRLGAYINLGSYYLVGIPVALLLGFLVHMRAKGLWIGLVAGSLVQSILLLIITSFTNWKKEVEDTKERVLDKKVSVEKK, encoded by the exons ATGGGAGACTCAGAGGCTGCTGCTGTGGCAGTGAAGACCCCAGAAAACAAAGCAAAACAAATGGTTAAAAAGTCTGTCTGGAATGATTTTGTAGCAGAGGCTAAGCAGATCAATATGATTTTCACACCAATGTTGATTGTTACTACTTCACAGTATCTTTTGAGATTTGTGTCTACTTTAATGGTTGGTCATGTTGGAAAGCTCTATCTCTCTGGTGCTGTTGTGTCCATGTCTTTCACTAATGTCTCTGGCTTCAGTTTTCTT TTTGGTATGGCTAGTGCACTGGAGACTTTGTGTGGTCAAGCATATGGGGCAAAGCAGCACAAGAAGCTTTCACACTATACTTATGGGGCCATTATATCTCTCCTTATACTCTGCATACCAGTAGCGATTTTATGGATCTTTATGGAGAAACTCCTTATCCTGATCCAGCAAGATCCCCTGATTTCACACGAAGCTGGAAAGTTTTCAATCCGGTTAATACCAGCTTTATTCCCCTATGCTATTCTTCAGCCATTGGTTCGCTACTTGCAGTCTCAGTATTTGATTCTTCCTTTGCTTGCAAGCTCAGTTGCAACTCTGGCATTTCATGTACCGGTCTGTTGGGCATTTGTGTTTAAGTTTAATATGGGAAGCGATGGAGCAGCATTTGCTATTGGTTTATCGTATTGGTTTAATGCTATCTTTCTTGGCCTTTATGCGTTCTATTCACCCAAATGTGCTGATACTCGTGCTCCATTTACAATGGAAGTCTTTAGTACAATCAAGGACTTCTTCCGGTTTGGTATCCCATCTGCTCTCATGGTTTG TCTTGAGTGGTGGGCATATGAGATAATTATATTGTTGGCTGGCGTAATGAGAAATCCCCAACTGGAGACTTCAGTGCTGTCAATAAG CATCACAGTCGCAGTGCTACATTATTTCGCCCCATTCTCTCTAGGTGTTGCTGCAAG TGTTCGAGTTTCAAATGAATTAGGGGCTGGAAATCCTAAGGCTGTTCGGACAACTGTCTGGGTAGTTATGGTACTTGGAGTTATAGAGGTGAGCATTGCAGCAGTAGTACTTTTCTCCCTTCGCCATGTTCTGGGACGTGCATTTGTGAGCGACAATCAAATTATTGACTACGTGAGGAGGATGACTCCATTCATATGTCTCACAATGATCTTGGACAGCGTTCAAGGAATACTTTCAG GAGTTGCAAGAGGAACAGGGTGGCAGCGTCTGGGGGCTTATATAAATCTCGGGTCATATTATCTAGTTGGAATTCCAGTGGCACTACTATTGGGTTTTCTAGTGCATATGAGAGCCAAGGGTCTTTGGATTGGTTTGGTAGCAGGATCCTTGGTGCAAAGTATTCTGCTTCTCATTATAACAAGTTTTACCAACTGGAAAAAAGAG GTTGAAGATACGAAGGAAAGGGTGCTTGATAAGAAAGTCTCGGTTGAGAAGAAGTGA